In Sediminitomix flava, a single genomic region encodes these proteins:
- a CDS encoding GNAT family N-acetyltransferase translates to MNTEIEITTKIRKAEIEDYQEIWEIIDEVIRTGDTYVFSPSSDKQKMLRYWCSSDKFTYVLTVDDKIVGTFILKENQPDLGSHVCNAAFMVDPKLAGQGIGYQMGAFALEEAKKLGFKAMQFNIVVKTNEAAVALWKKLGFEIVGEVPEVFNHAKEGYTSAYIMWRKL, encoded by the coding sequence ATGAATACTGAAATTGAAATTACCACCAAGATTAGAAAAGCCGAAATTGAAGACTACCAAGAAATTTGGGAGATAATAGATGAAGTAATCCGAACAGGCGATACATATGTTTTTTCACCTTCTTCAGATAAACAAAAAATGCTCAGATACTGGTGCTCAAGTGATAAATTCACTTATGTACTCACTGTTGATGATAAAATTGTTGGTACTTTCATACTAAAAGAAAATCAGCCTGACCTTGGCTCTCATGTTTGTAATGCAGCATTTATGGTAGACCCTAAATTAGCTGGTCAAGGAATTGGTTATCAAATGGGAGCATTTGCTTTGGAAGAAGCAAAAAAACTTGGCTTTAAAGCTATGCAATTCAACATTGTTGTAAAGACCAACGAAGCTGCTGTAGCACTTTGGAAAAAATTAGGATTTGAGATAGTAGGTGAAGTACCTGAAGTCTTCAATCATGCAAAAGAAGGATATACAAGTGCATATATCATGTGGAGAAAACTTTAG
- the ypfJ gene encoding KPN_02809 family neutral zinc metallopeptidase, with translation MKWQGRKKSKNTIDRRGESGGGRRKGGFTLVGILIAFALSFILGGNPLNYLGLVTGVENSIELKSRGNENYKPSAREEQMANFVSVVQADTEDVWAKLFKEHGMVYKDPKLVMFTSNTTSGCGKANSATGPFYCSLDETIYIDLSFFDELKSRFGAPGDFAMAYVIAHEVGHHVQHLLGTTDKVHSQARKISKKEYNKLSVKLELQADYYAGVWAKNADEMKNILDEGDIEEAINAANAIGDDRLQKQAQGYVVPDAFTHGTSKQRMEWFKKGYESGDPLKGNTFEVLD, from the coding sequence ATGAAATGGCAAGGTAGGAAGAAAAGTAAAAATACTATTGATAGACGTGGGGAATCAGGAGGAGGAAGACGCAAAGGAGGATTTACATTGGTCGGTATTCTTATAGCGTTTGCGCTATCATTTATTCTAGGAGGAAATCCACTAAACTATCTGGGTTTAGTTACAGGGGTTGAGAACTCGATTGAGTTGAAAAGTAGAGGGAATGAAAATTATAAGCCTTCAGCTCGTGAAGAACAAATGGCTAATTTTGTTTCTGTGGTTCAGGCAGATACTGAAGATGTTTGGGCCAAACTATTTAAAGAGCACGGGATGGTTTATAAAGACCCTAAGCTTGTTATGTTTACTAGTAACACTACTTCTGGTTGTGGAAAAGCCAACTCTGCCACCGGCCCTTTTTATTGTTCTTTAGATGAAACGATATATATAGATCTCAGTTTTTTTGATGAATTAAAGTCTCGATTTGGTGCACCAGGAGATTTTGCAATGGCATATGTTATAGCTCATGAAGTAGGGCATCACGTACAGCATTTATTGGGTACAACTGATAAAGTTCATAGTCAGGCTCGAAAAATTTCTAAAAAAGAGTACAATAAGTTATCGGTGAAGCTAGAATTACAAGCTGATTATTATGCAGGAGTTTGGGCGAAAAATGCTGATGAAATGAAAAATATTCTTGATGAGGGAGATATAGAGGAAGCGATTAATGCAGCAAATGCAATTGGTGACGATCGTTTGCAAAAGCAAGCTCAAGGATATGTCGTTCCAGATGCGTTTACGCATGGGACATCTAAACAGCGGATGGAATGGTTTAAGAAAGGATATGAAAGTGGCGATCCTCTAAAAGGGAATACTTTTGAGGTTTTGGATTAG
- a CDS encoding AraC family transcriptional regulator: MKPVIEKIERNPNQSFSIRKFTTPCPQGIFHYHEEIELTYVINAKGKRFIAGIMEEFESGDLVLIGKNIPHYYQLDSDYPHHDILVLQFKDDFLGKNLFDIPELKRFGELCEKAKRGISFSIEDSEEIKKTLLAIHNMSNENRLFTLLDVFNRLMNISDYKFIGLPVEEKITNESDQQRIHTIYSFVANNFSDKILLEDVSALVNMTEPAFCRYFKKLTRNSFLTYLNEYRIGKACEELLKTEKNVALIAEESGFQNIANFNRQFKKVMNVAPSVYRKAIFENKKGEN; the protein is encoded by the coding sequence GTGAAGCCCGTAATTGAGAAAATAGAACGTAATCCCAATCAATCATTTAGTATTCGAAAGTTTACGACACCATGCCCACAAGGTATCTTTCATTATCATGAAGAAATTGAGTTGACTTATGTAATCAACGCAAAAGGAAAGCGATTTATAGCAGGAATCATGGAAGAATTTGAATCTGGAGATTTAGTTCTGATTGGAAAAAATATTCCTCATTATTATCAATTAGATTCAGATTACCCTCATCATGATATTCTTGTACTTCAATTTAAAGATGATTTTTTGGGTAAAAACCTATTTGATATACCAGAATTGAAAAGATTTGGTGAGTTGTGTGAAAAAGCAAAAAGAGGGATTTCATTTTCCATAGAAGATTCTGAAGAGATTAAGAAAACTCTTTTAGCCATTCATAATATGTCAAATGAAAACAGATTGTTTACACTTCTAGATGTTTTTAATAGGTTGATGAACATATCTGATTACAAATTTATTGGCTTGCCTGTAGAAGAGAAAATAACGAATGAGAGTGATCAGCAAAGAATTCATACTATTTATTCTTTCGTAGCTAATAATTTTTCTGATAAGATTTTACTAGAAGATGTTTCAGCTTTAGTAAATATGACTGAACCTGCTTTTTGTAGGTATTTTAAAAAGCTCACACGAAACTCATTTCTGACGTATTTAAATGAATATCGAATAGGGAAGGCTTGTGAAGAGTTACTTAAAACGGAGAAGAATGTCGCTCTGATTGCAGAAGAGTCGGGATTTCAGAATATTGCCAATTTCAATCGGCAGTTTAAAAAGGTGATGAACGTAGCTCCTTCAGTATATCGGAAAGCTATTTTTGAGAATAAAAAAGGAGAAAACTAA
- a CDS encoding alpha-amylase family glycosyl hydrolase, whose protein sequence is MKSIYLSAIAGLISLASCQLQGQDKPSNQNPYEASPYVKLEHPEWSKNATIYEANIRQFTEEGTFKAFEEHLPRLKKMGIDIIWLMPIHPIGEKNRKGELGSYYAVKDYYAVNPEFGTMDDLKSLVKKIHDMDMHVIIDWVGNHSAWDNKLTEEHPEWYTRDHNGEFRPTPWYDWDDIIDFDYEQEGIREYMTGALKFWVEEADIDGYRCDVAGFMPTDFWDQVRKELDEIKPVFMLAEWESRDLHQHAFDMTYSWSLYEKLHETALGHKTVNQGLYEYFAHHENTFPENAYRMNFVDNHDKNSWEGTMFSQFGKALDASIVLTCVADGMPLVYTGQEAGMDKQLKFFDKDIVEWKDSKYADLYTKLFELKHKNKSLWNGKYGGEMIAVVHDKPKSVLAFTREKDGDKVFVAFNFSDKEQKAQLSGNNQYGDYTDYFSGEKVSFKGGESLTIPAYGYKVFVK, encoded by the coding sequence ATGAAATCAATTTATCTATCTGCAATTGCTGGCTTAATCAGTTTAGCAAGCTGCCAACTCCAAGGGCAAGATAAACCAAGCAATCAAAATCCTTATGAAGCTTCACCTTACGTGAAGTTGGAGCATCCTGAGTGGTCAAAAAATGCGACTATTTATGAAGCCAACATCAGACAATTTACAGAAGAAGGAACATTTAAGGCTTTTGAAGAGCACCTTCCTCGTCTGAAAAAAATGGGTATTGATATCATTTGGTTGATGCCTATTCACCCAATTGGAGAAAAAAACAGAAAAGGAGAACTTGGTAGTTACTATGCTGTAAAAGATTATTATGCCGTAAACCCAGAGTTCGGTACAATGGACGATTTGAAGTCTTTGGTGAAGAAAATCCATGATATGGATATGCACGTAATCATTGACTGGGTAGGAAATCACTCAGCATGGGACAACAAATTGACTGAAGAACATCCTGAATGGTACACAAGAGATCATAATGGAGAGTTCCGCCCTACACCTTGGTACGACTGGGATGATATTATTGATTTTGATTACGAACAAGAAGGCATTCGTGAATATATGACTGGTGCCCTTAAGTTTTGGGTAGAAGAAGCGGACATTGACGGTTATCGTTGTGATGTTGCTGGATTTATGCCAACAGACTTCTGGGATCAAGTAAGAAAAGAACTAGATGAAATCAAGCCCGTATTCATGCTTGCAGAATGGGAATCTAGAGATTTGCACCAACACGCATTTGACATGACATACTCTTGGAGTTTGTATGAAAAACTTCATGAAACTGCACTAGGTCATAAAACTGTAAATCAAGGTTTATACGAGTACTTTGCTCACCATGAAAATACATTCCCTGAAAATGCGTACAGAATGAACTTTGTGGACAACCACGACAAGAACTCATGGGAAGGAACAATGTTCTCACAATTCGGAAAAGCATTAGACGCTTCCATTGTTTTGACCTGTGTTGCTGACGGTATGCCTTTAGTTTATACAGGACAAGAAGCTGGAATGGATAAGCAGTTGAAATTCTTCGATAAAGACATCGTAGAATGGAAAGACAGCAAATATGCAGATCTTTACACTAAACTATTCGAATTAAAGCATAAAAATAAATCGCTTTGGAATGGTAAATACGGTGGGGAAATGATTGCTGTAGTGCATGATAAACCAAAATCAGTATTGGCATTCACTCGTGAAAAAGATGGTGACAAAGTTTTTGTAGCCTTCAACTTCTCTGATAAAGAACAAAAAGCTCAACTAAGTGGAAATAACCAGTACGGAGATTACACTGATTATTTCTCTGGAGAAAAAGTCTCTTTTAAAGGTGGCGAATCATTAACAATCCCTGCCTATGGATACAAAGTATTCGTAAAATAG
- a CDS encoding asparagine synthetase B: MKYFFSLILLCFQINIALASYILIPMDETQSNHLKSYGVTYWVLEKGGEIEWLLNFRGGSFLFQYTQDYENELVIRGVSYEVISSAQVVSIKKQINSPEANMDIMKLEVPPKIAVYSPPSKQPWDDAVTLVLTYAEIPYEVIFDDEVMADMLPKYDWLHLHHEDFTGQYGKFYATYGREPWYIEAQRQFEASARKHGFSKVSELKGAVVKKISDYCVGGGFLFAMCSATDTYDIALAAEGVDITDHMYDGDPPDADAQKKLNYGKTFAFHNFKLKMDPYQYEYSNIDNQSYERGLREGNDYFRLFNFSAKWDPIPTMLTQNHVNIIKGFMGQTTAFKKGLIKSDVIILGETKEANEARYIHGTIGRGTWTFYGGHDPEDYRHFVGEEPTDLNLHPNSPGYRLILNNILFPAAKKKKQKT, from the coding sequence ATGAAATATTTCTTCTCTTTAATTCTACTTTGTTTTCAAATCAATATAGCTCTAGCAAGTTACATTCTGATACCAATGGATGAAACTCAGAGTAATCATCTGAAATCTTATGGCGTAACCTACTGGGTTTTGGAGAAAGGTGGTGAAATAGAGTGGTTACTAAACTTCCGTGGAGGTAGCTTTTTATTTCAGTATACGCAAGATTATGAAAATGAATTAGTAATAAGAGGAGTGAGCTATGAGGTGATTTCTTCTGCTCAAGTTGTGAGTATCAAAAAGCAAATCAATAGCCCTGAGGCTAATATGGACATCATGAAGCTTGAGGTTCCACCTAAGATAGCAGTGTATTCCCCTCCTTCTAAACAGCCTTGGGATGATGCGGTAACTTTAGTGCTTACATACGCAGAAATCCCTTATGAAGTAATTTTTGATGATGAAGTAATGGCTGATATGTTGCCTAAGTATGATTGGCTACACTTACACCATGAAGATTTTACGGGGCAATATGGAAAGTTCTATGCTACTTATGGACGAGAGCCATGGTATATAGAAGCACAAAGGCAATTTGAGGCATCTGCTCGAAAGCACGGATTTAGTAAAGTATCGGAATTGAAAGGAGCTGTAGTTAAAAAGATAAGTGATTATTGTGTAGGAGGTGGTTTCTTATTTGCTATGTGTTCCGCTACGGATACTTATGATATTGCATTGGCAGCTGAAGGTGTAGACATAACTGATCATATGTATGACGGAGACCCGCCAGATGCAGATGCTCAGAAAAAGTTGAATTATGGGAAGACATTTGCTTTTCATAATTTTAAGCTGAAGATGGATCCGTATCAATATGAGTACTCTAACATTGATAATCAGTCTTATGAAAGAGGGCTTAGAGAAGGGAATGATTACTTCAGACTATTTAATTTTTCGGCAAAATGGGATCCAATTCCAACAATGCTAACACAAAATCATGTCAATATCATCAAAGGATTTATGGGACAGACTACAGCCTTTAAAAAAGGGTTGATTAAGTCAGATGTGATTATTTTAGGTGAAACAAAAGAAGCGAACGAAGCTAGATATATTCATGGAACCATTGGTCGAGGTACTTGGACTTTTTATGGAGGGCATGACCCAGAGGATTATCGACATTTTGTAGGGGAAGAGCCAACAGATTTAAATCTGCATCCAAATTCACCGGGTTATAGACTCATACTAAATAATATCTTATTCCCTGCAGCTAAGAAAAAGAAACAAAAAACCTGA
- the gltX gene encoding glutamate--tRNA ligase, whose product MMEKVRVRFAPSPTGPLHIGGVRTALFNYLFAKKNNGDFILRIEDTDQTRFVEGAEDYIKESLAWVGMEPDESPWKPGEYGPYRQSERKGMYMQYAQQLVDEGKAYYAFDTPEELDAMRKRLEEAKVANQQYNAITRLQMKNSLTLSEEEVKERIESGDPYVIRLKVPLKEEIRLNDMVRGWVMVHSHTIDDKILMKSDGMPTYHLANVVDDHLMKITHVIRGEEWLPSAPLHVLLYQYLGWEDTMPRFAHLPLLLKPNGNGKLSKRDGDKLGFSVFPLKWTDPNSGDISTGYREDGFLPDAFVNFLAFLGWSPGTEEELFTKEQLIEKFSIEKVGKAGTKFDFDKAKWYNQQYLKEKSDEVLAPVLKAQLDEAGISYDESLLPLICSQLKERITFQNEFLSAGRFFFEAPTEYDEKVIRKKWNDDAKAVLEEYAERCPSAEKFDADSAKKLFSEVLEEKGVGMGKVMPVLRVALSGLGGGPDLMIMLQILGKEEVSNRIKKFIATVSE is encoded by the coding sequence ATAATGGAAAAAGTAAGGGTAAGATTTGCTCCTAGTCCTACAGGACCTTTGCATATCGGAGGTGTTAGAACAGCGCTATTCAACTATCTTTTTGCGAAAAAAAATAATGGTGACTTTATTCTTCGCATTGAAGACACAGACCAAACTCGTTTTGTTGAGGGTGCAGAAGACTACATCAAAGAATCTTTAGCTTGGGTTGGTATGGAACCAGATGAAAGCCCTTGGAAGCCTGGTGAGTACGGTCCTTATCGTCAGTCTGAACGTAAAGGCATGTACATGCAATACGCTCAACAACTCGTAGACGAAGGCAAAGCTTACTATGCATTTGATACTCCAGAAGAATTGGATGCCATGCGTAAAAGATTGGAGGAAGCGAAAGTAGCTAACCAACAATACAACGCAATCACGCGTCTTCAGATGAAAAACTCTCTGACACTTTCTGAAGAAGAAGTAAAAGAGCGCATCGAATCTGGGGATCCTTATGTTATCCGTTTGAAAGTTCCTTTAAAAGAAGAAATCAGGCTAAACGATATGGTAAGAGGTTGGGTAATGGTTCACTCACATACCATTGATGATAAAATCTTGATGAAATCTGATGGAATGCCAACTTACCACTTGGCCAATGTAGTTGATGATCATTTAATGAAAATCACACATGTTATTCGTGGTGAAGAATGGTTGCCATCTGCTCCACTTCACGTTCTACTTTATCAATATTTAGGATGGGAAGATACAATGCCTAGATTTGCACACCTTCCATTACTTTTAAAACCTAATGGTAACGGAAAATTGAGTAAACGTGACGGTGATAAGCTTGGATTCTCAGTTTTCCCATTGAAGTGGACGGATCCTAATTCAGGTGATATCTCTACTGGTTACAGAGAAGACGGATTCTTACCAGATGCTTTTGTAAACTTCCTTGCATTCTTAGGTTGGTCTCCAGGTACTGAGGAAGAACTTTTCACAAAAGAGCAATTGATTGAAAAATTCTCTATTGAAAAAGTAGGTAAAGCTGGTACTAAGTTCGATTTCGACAAAGCAAAATGGTACAACCAACAGTATTTGAAAGAGAAATCTGACGAAGTTCTTGCTCCTGTTTTGAAAGCTCAACTTGATGAAGCTGGTATTTCATACGATGAAAGCTTACTTCCATTGATCTGTAGTCAATTAAAAGAGCGTATTACTTTCCAAAATGAATTCCTTTCTGCTGGTAGATTTTTCTTTGAAGCTCCTACTGAGTATGATGAAAAAGTTATTCGTAAAAAGTGGAATGATGATGCGAAAGCTGTACTTGAAGAATATGCTGAACGTTGTCCTTCTGCTGAAAAATTTGATGCAGATTCAGCGAAAAAACTATTTAGCGAAGTTCTAGAGGAGAAAGGTGTAGGAATGGGTAAAGTTATGCCTGTTTTACGAGTAGCTCTCAGTGGACTTGGCGGCGGACCTGATTTGATGATTATGCTTCAAATTTTAGGTAAAGAAGAAGTATCAAATAGAATCAAGAAGTTTATCGCTACAGTAAGCGAATAA